One window from the genome of Maylandia zebra isolate NMK-2024a linkage group LG18, Mzebra_GT3a, whole genome shotgun sequence encodes:
- the wnt3a gene encoding protein Wnt-3a — protein MSAHVGILLEMFYETLRMIYLGCFLLLCGLTHVMASYPIWWSLAVGHQYSSLGTQPILCGSIPGLVPKQLRFCRNYVEIMPSVAEGVKIGIQECQHQFRGRRWNCTTINDSLAIFGPVLDKATRESAFVHAIASAGVAFAVTRACAEGSANICGCDTRHKGPPGEGWKWGGCSEDLEFGSMVSREFADARENRPDARSAMNRHNNEAGRVSLNDNMFLKCKCHGLSGSCEVKTCWWSQPDFRVVGDYMKDKYDSASEMVVEKHKESRGWVETLRPKYNYFKPPTERDLVYYESSPNFCDPNPETGSFGTRDRICNLTSHGIDGCDLLCCGRGHNTRTEKRKEKCHCIFHWCCYVSCQECVRVYDVHTCK, from the exons ATGAGTGCGCATGTAGGCATTCTGCTTGAGATGTTTTACGAAACTTTAAGGATGATATACCTTGGATGTTTCCTGTTGCTCTGTGGGCTTACGCATGTCATGGCAAGCTATCCTATCTGGTG GTCACTAGCAGTCGGCCACCAGTACTCATCACTGGGCACTCAACCTATCCTTTGTGGCAGCATACCAGGCCTAGTGCCCAAGCAGCTGCGTTTCTGCCGGAACTATGTGGAAATCATGCCGAGTGTGGCTGAGGGGGTGAAGATTGGCATCCAGGAGTGTCAGCACCAGTTCAGAGGCCGACGCTGGAACTGCACCACGATCAATGACAGTCTGGCCATTTTTGGTCCAGTGTTAGATAAAG CCACTCGAGAGTCAGCTTTTGTTCACGCTATTGCCTCAGCGGGAGTGGCGTTTGCGGTGACCCGTGCCTGCGCCGAGGGTTCAGCCAACATCTGTGGATGTGATACACGTCACAAAGGCCCCCCTGGTGAGGGCTGGAAGTGGGGTGGCTGCAGTGAGGATTTGGAGTTTGGAAGCATGGTGTCCCGGGAGTTTGCTGATGCAAGAGAGAATCGGCCTGACGCACGCTCAGCAATGAACCGCCATAACAATGAAGCAGGGAGAGTG tcTCTCAACGACAACATGTTTCTGAAGTGTAAGTGCCATGGACTCTCTGGCAGCTGCGAGGTCAAGACATGCTGGTGGTCTCAGCCTGACTTCCGAGTTGTTGGGGACTACATGAAGGACAAGTATGACAGCGCTTCTGAGATGGTGGTTGAGAAACATAAGGAGTCCCGTGGATGGGTGGAGACCCTGAGACCCAAGTACAACTACTTCAAACCCCCTACAGAGCGCGACCTGGTTTATTATGAAAGTTCACCCAATTTCTGTGACCCCAATCCTGAGACCGGCTCCTTTGGCACTCGGGATCGCATCTGCAACCTGACGTCCCACGGCATAGACGGGTGTGACCTCTTGTGCTGCGGCAGAGGTCACAACACGAGGACTGAGAAAAGAAAGGAGAAGTGTCACTGTATTTTCCACTGGTGCTGCTATGTCAGCTGTCAAGAGTGCGTGAGGGTGTACGATGTGCACACCTGCAAATAG